From the Candidatus Thermoplasmatota archaeon genome, one window contains:
- a CDS encoding electron transfer flavoprotein subunit alpha/FixB family protein yields the protein MVLVYSDDHTMMLELLGKASELAQILHKKVYAVLIGKRNEHHADTYGKHGADKILLVDSPLDTFKAEEYTEILEHIIREHEIELVMIGSNKNGKELAPRLAAKLNTGCVTDCTNISVNNGKITVQRTIYSGNAVAVEEFMKTPALVTIPPKTFTIQAKNPKHQSELLKKSISIQPSSSKILNIQATKTEGVSVEDADIIVSCGRGIKKKEDIQLINELAETLKGKTIGCSRPIAADLKWLSEDHWIGLSGHKVKPKLYIATGISGQIQHIAGMRDSGIVVAINKDPEALIFRSADYGIVGDLYEVIPKLTQAIKEKMK from the coding sequence ATGGTATTAGTATACAGTGACGATCATACAATGATGCTTGAACTGCTCGGAAAAGCATCTGAACTCGCACAAATTCTTCACAAAAAAGTCTACGCAGTACTTATTGGTAAACGCAATGAACACCATGCTGATACCTATGGTAAACATGGTGCTGATAAGATACTTCTTGTAGATTCACCTCTTGATACTTTTAAAGCTGAAGAATACACAGAGATCCTTGAACACATCATCCGAGAACATGAAATAGAACTAGTTATGATCGGATCAAACAAAAACGGAAAAGAACTAGCACCTCGTCTCGCAGCAAAACTGAATACCGGATGTGTCACAGATTGCACAAATATATCAGTGAACAATGGAAAGATAACAGTGCAACGAACTATTTATAGTGGAAATGCAGTGGCAGTTGAAGAATTCATGAAAACACCAGCTCTAGTTACCATCCCGCCAAAAACTTTTACGATACAAGCAAAAAATCCAAAACATCAGAGTGAACTGTTGAAAAAATCTATCTCAATTCAACCCTCGTCATCAAAAATTCTGAATATACAAGCAACAAAAACTGAAGGTGTTTCAGTTGAAGATGCAGATATTATTGTTTCATGTGGACGCGGGATAAAAAAGAAAGAAGATATCCAACTCATCAACGAACTCGCAGAAACATTAAAAGGAAAAACAATTGGCTGCTCCCGACCAATCGCTGCTGATTTAAAATGGTTATCTGAAGATCACTGGATTGGTTTGTCAGGACATAAAGTAAAACCAAAATTATATATTGCAACCGGTATCTCTGGTCAAATTCAACATATTGCAGGTATGCGAGATTCTGGTATTGTTGTTGCTATCAATAAAGATCCCGAGGCTTTAATTTTTAGATCAGCGGATTATGGAATTGTTGGTGATCTGTACGAAGTTATACCAAAGCTTACTCAAGCGATTAAAGAGAAAATGAAATAA
- a CDS encoding DUF6125 family protein: MTRKNDVKKLLDIPNEKIPDFIFLHLRNLWAVDGLYYLGIEEKWGTAEATTIDEHVWKVMGKIEARKLKEFFHLQGSDVKSMMHALQYSSWALDLEDKEIIIEENRAVIRNTYCRVQTTRLKKGLSEFACKPVRLGFLKAFAAEFNPNIKVTCTICPPDIHPQNLWCEWEFRL; the protein is encoded by the coding sequence ATGACGAGAAAAAACGATGTAAAGAAACTCTTGGATATCCCAAACGAAAAAATCCCTGATTTTATTTTTTTACATCTGAGAAACCTATGGGCAGTAGATGGACTATACTATCTCGGTATCGAAGAAAAATGGGGAACAGCCGAGGCGACAACAATTGACGAGCATGTCTGGAAAGTTATGGGAAAAATAGAAGCGCGAAAACTCAAAGAATTTTTCCACCTTCAAGGATCTGATGTGAAATCAATGATGCATGCATTACAGTATTCTAGTTGGGCATTAGATCTAGAAGACAAAGAAATTATCATCGAGGAAAATAGAGCAGTTATTCGAAATACGTACTGTCGTGTACAGACGACTCGTTTAAAAAAAGGATTATCTGAATTTGCATGTAAACCGGTACGACTCGGTTTTCTGAAAGCATTTGCTGCCGAATTTAATCCAAATATCAAAGTTACCTGCACGATATGTCCACCAGACATTCACCCTCAGAATTTGTGGTGTGAATGGGAGTTTCGCCTTTAA